accctaaccctaaccctaaccctaaccctaaccctaaccctaaccctaaccctaaccctaaccctaaccctaaccctaaccctaaccctaaccctaaccctaaccctaaccctaaccctaaccctaaccctaaccctaaccctaaccctaaccctaaccctaaccctaaccctaaccctaaccctaaccctaaccctaaccctaaccctaaccctaaccctaaccctaaccctaaccctaaccctaaccctaaccctaaccctaaccctaaccctaaccctaaccctaaccctaaccctaaccctaaccctaaccctaaccctaaccctaaccctaaccctaaccctaaccctaaccctaaccctaaccctaaccctaaccctaaccctaaccctaaccctaaccctaaccctaaccctaaccctaaccctaaccctaaccctaaccctaaccctaaccctaaccctaaccctaaccctaaccctaaccctaaccctaaccctaaccctaaccctaaccctaaccctaaccctaaccctaaccctaaccctaaccctaaccctaaccctaaccctaaccctaaccctaaccctaaccctaaccctaaccctaaccctaaccctaaccctaaccctaaccctaaccctaaccctaaccctaaccctaaccctaaccctaaccctaaaccctaaccctaaccctaaccctaaccctaaccctaaccctaaccctaaccctaacccagcctgaagaggtcaagagaccgaaacgcgtcgctggatggcaggaccagtcatgtccgctactaatttggctgttggtgtctgacgcagcatgcgcacctttcagggtcttcggggggttccggggttggtgtgggcgtcgcccgggcgggctgcagacggactgtgcattccccttcccccaatcctaaccctaaccataatcctaaccaagcctgtgcctccagtccgtctgggtggcgtcccatcattcgtgggccttctggggactttgttgtggtgtgtgtgttgttggggggccacaagtttaacacacaaacttgttttggacacaacaataaacaggagtcggagaaacatcaaagcaaacattttaatgctttcaaaacacactacaatacttacctgtgtggttgtccacgttgtgatgaacgtcgagtagacccatcacaatgttaggatctaatttggcgagtccacgttgtgatgaacgtcgagtagacccatcacaatgttaggatctaatttggagagtcaaacatcgacactgcagtgttgagcgtgagccccgcccactgcagacctcctataaattctcctcctgctcaaaacggctcagtactctccagcaggtgaatggagcacatcctgctgtagagaaaaatagagttgccgttagtctaggggattagaagtgccccacctactagggaattagaagtgtcccagtaggcacagactcgcagttaaaaagatgtttacatcctgcaatcagtgcaaagccagcctgaagaggtcaagagaccgaaacgcgtcgctggatggcaggaccagtcatgtccgctactaatttggctgttggtgtctgacgcagcatgcgcacctttcagggtcttcggggggttccggggttggtgtgggcgtcgcccgggcgggctgcagacggactgtgcattccccttcccccaatcctaaccctaaccataatcctaaccaagcctgtgcctccagtccgtctgggtggcgtcccatcattcgtgggccttctggggactttgttgtggtgtgtgtgttgttggggggccacaagtttaacacacaaacttgttttggacacaacaataaacaggagtcggagaaacatcaaagcaaacattttaatgctttcaaaacacactacaatacttacctgtgtggttgtccacgttgtgatgaacgtcgagtagacccatcacaatgttaggatctaatttggcgagtccacgttgtgatgaacgtcgagtagacccatcacaatgttaggatctaatttggagagtcaaacatcgacactgcagtgttgagcgtgagccccgcccactgcagacctcctataaattctcctcctgctcaaaacggctcagtactctccagcaggtgaatggagcacatcctgctgtagagaaaaatagagttgccgttagtctaggggattagaagtgccccacctactagggaattagaagtgtcccagtaggcacagactcgcagttaaaaagatgtttacatcctgcaatcagtgcaaagccagcctgaagaggtcaagagaccgaaacgcgtcgctggatggcaggaccagtcatgtccgctactaatttggctgttggtgtctgacgcagcatgcgcacctttcagggtcttcggggggttccggggttggtgtgggcgtcgcccgggcgggctgcagacggactgtgcattccccttcccccaatcctaaccctaaccataatcctaaccaagcctgtgcctccagtccgtctgggtggcgtcccatcattcgtgggccttctggggactttgttgtggtgtgtgtgttgttggggggccacaagtttaacacacaaacttgttttggacacaacaataaacaggagtcggagaaacatcaaagcaaacattttaatgctttcaaaacacactacaatacttacctgtgtggttgtccacgttgtgatgaacgtcgagtagacccatcacaatgttaggatctaatttggcgagtccacgttgtgatgaacgtcgagtagacccatcacaatgttaggatctaatttggagagtcaaacatcgacactgcagtgttgagcgtgagccccgcccactgcagacctcctataaattctcctcctgctcaaaacggctcagtactctccagcaggtgaatggagcacatcctgctgtagagaaaaatagagttgccgttagtctaggggattagaagtgccccacctactagggaattagaagtgtcccagtaggcacagactcgcagttaaaaagatgtttacatcctgcaatcagtgcaaagccagcctgaagaggtcaagagaccgaaacgcgtcgctggatggcaggaccagtcatgtccgctactaatttggctgttggtgtctgacgcagcatgcgcacctttcagggtcttcggggggttccggggttggtgtgggcgtcgcccgggcgggctgcagacggactgtgcattccccttcccccaatcctaaccctaaccataatcctaaccctaaccctaaccctaaccctaaccctaaccctaaccctaaccctaaccctaaccctaaccctaaccctaaccctaaccctaaccctaaccctaaccctaaccctaaccctaaccctaaccctaaccctaaccctaaccctaaccctaaccctaaccctaaccctaaccctaaccctaaccctaaccctaaccctaaccctaaccctaaccctaaccctaaccctaaccctaaccctaaccctaaccctaaccctaaccctaaccctaaccctaaccctaaccctaaccctaaccctaaccctaaccctaaccctaacacccTCAACACCTAAACCTAaccacctaaccctaaccctaaccctaacccacctaacccctaaccctaaccctaaccctaaccctaaccctaacctaccctaaccctaaccctaacccaacctaaccctaacccctaacccctaaccctaaccctaacccctaaccctctaaccccaaccctaaccctaccaCCCAAACCCCTACCCCCTAACccctaacccctaaccctaaccctaaccctaaccacctaaccctaaccctaaccctaacccttaaccctaaccctaaccctaaccctaacactaaccctaaccccctaacccaaccctaacccccctaccctaaccctaaccctaccaccctaacccctaaccctaaccctacctaccctaaccctaaccctaaccctaacctaaccctaaccctaacccaaccctAACCTAACCCAACCCCCACCCTAACCCACCCAAccacccctaaccctaacctaaccctaaccctaacctaaaccctccctaaccctaaccctctaacctaaccctaaccctaaccctaaccacctaaccctaaccctaaccctaaccctaaccctaacccctaccctaacctaacctaacccctaacccctaacccctaaccctaaccctaaccaccctaaccctaaccctaaccctaaccctaaccctaaccctaaccctaaccctaaccctaaccctaaccctaaccctaaccctaaccctaaccctaaccctaaccctaaccctaaccctaaccctaaccctaaccctaaccctaaccctaaccctaaccctaaccctaaccctaaccctaaccctaaccctaaccctaaccctaaccctaaccctaaccctaaccctaaccctaaccctaaccctaaccctaaccctaaccctaaccctaaccctaaccctaaccctaaccctaaccctaaccctaaccctaaccctaaccctaaccctaaccctaaccctaaccctaaccctaaccctaaccctaaccctaaccctaaccctaaccctaaccctaaccctaaccctaaccctaaccctaaccctaaccctaaccctaaccctaaccctaaccctaaccctaaccctaaccctaaccctaaccctaaccctaaccctaaccctaaccctaaccctaaccctaaccctaaccctaaccctaaccctaaccctaaccctaaccctaaccctaaccctaaccctaaccctaaccctaaccctaaccctaaccctaaccctaaccctaaccctaaccctaaccctaaccctaaccctaaccctaaccctaaccctaaccctaaccctaaccctaaccctaaccctaaccctaaccctaaccctaaccctaaccctaaccctaaccctaaccctaaccctaaccctaaccctaaccctaaccctaaccctaaccctaaccctaaccctaaccctaaccctaaccctaaccctaaccctaaccctaaccctaaccctaaccctaaccctaaccctaaccctaaccctaaccctaaccctaaccctaaccctaaccctaaccctaaccctaaccctaaccctaaccctaaccctaaccctaaccctaaccctaaccctaaccctaaccctaaccctaaccctaaccctaaccctaaccctaaccctaaccctaaccctaaccctaaccctaaccctaaccctaaccctaaccctaaccctaaccctaaccctaaccctaaccctaaccctaaccctaaccctaaccctaaccctaaccctaaccctaaccctaaccctaaccctaaccctaaccctaaccctaaccctaaccctaaccctaaccctaaccctaaccctaaccctaaccctaaccctaaccctaaccctaaccctaaccctaaccctaaccctaaccctaaccctaaccctaaccctaaccctaaccctaaccctaaccctaaccctaaccctaaccctaaccctaaccctaaccctaaccctaaccctaaccctaaccctaaccctaaccctaaccctaaccctaaccctaaccctaaccctaaccctaaccctaaccctaaccctaaccctaaccctaaccctaaccctaaccctaaccctaaccctaaccctaaccctaaccctaaccctaaccctaaccctaaccctaaccctaaccctaaccctaaccctaaccctaaccctaaccctaaccctaaccctaaccctaaccctaaccctaaccctaaccctaaccctaaccctaaccctaaccctaaccctaaccctaaccctaaccctaaccctaaccctaaccctaaccctaaccctaaccctaaccctaaccctaaccctaaccctaaccctaaccctaaccctaaccctaaccctaaccctaaccctaaccctaaccctaaccctaaccctaaccctaaccctaaccctaaccctaaccctaaccctaaccctaaccctaaccctaaccctaaccctaaccctaaccctaaccctaaccctaaccctaaccctaaccctaaccctaaccctaaccctaaccctaaccctaaccctaaccctaaccctaaccctaaccctaaccctaaccctaaccctaaccctaaccctaaccctaaccctaaccctaaccctaaccctaaccctaaccctaaccctaacccgctgccgctgccgctgccgctgccccTGCCGGTTCCAACCCTGCACGCTCCTGTGCGAGCCACGGCGTCCACCATGACCGACCCCGTGGTcggggactggtcccctgtggtgGAGCCGGTTCCGGGTCCTAGGGGACCGGTcaccccggtccccttcccggtTTTGTCGCCTTCTTCTCTGGCTGCGGCACCATCCAGGCCCCAGAGAATGACACGACCCCAGGAGCCATGCAGCAGTCCTCCCGACAACTCCATTGTCGaggctcccctggtcccgccACCCAGGCCGCATCCGCAGGTCGAGACCGAAGTCAGGGTCCCTCCTGCGGTCTCGGACGCGCCACCGCCACCTGGGGAACAAAATACATCAGTTGTAGTCCATGTGGCGGACAATGCACAGGTGACGTCTGGCCAACCAGACACTTCCAACTACTTACctgagcagccggcgtcatccCCTGAGGGGCCTCCagggtggtcccagctgcccccTGACACGCCCCCCAGTTGGTCTCAACTAGGTTCTGGCCTACCGGGACCATCCTCGCCGACTTCCTCCctcctggacgcgcccctcccggacgCGCCTCTTCCGGACGTGCCCCTCGTGGACACTCCTCCTCCACGCACGCCGGTTCCCGAAGCGGGTCCAAGCTGGTCCCAATTTTTTTCGGGAATCCGGAAGGGGCCTAGAGCGGTCGCTTCGGCCTCTCAGCCGACAGAGGATACAGACACGACACAATTAGCCACACCTATCAGTCCGCGCAGGGGCCCCACTAGACACATCAGTACAACGCGCAAgttggttgattggcacctgtctGTGGATAAGAAGGTCCTGGTGATTGGCGACTCCAATATTAGTCGTCTTCCACCTGTCCGTCTCCAGGACCTTCAGATGGACAGCTATCCAGGTGCCAACTTCCGCCACGCAGAGGCCATCCTAGAAAAAACAAAGATTAGTGTCGAAGTGGAAATGGTGGTGTTATCGTTCGGCCTCAATAACAAGGAACAAAACCCGAAGGCCACCACCTTTAAACAAATCCAAAGGGCCCTAAAGGTGGCCAAAACGGTGTTCCCGAACGCCGACATTTCCATCCCCATCATTAACTTCTCAGAAGCCCTGCCCCAGGAACATAAAGATAACCTCCACAAAATTAATACTTATATTCAAAAAAACTATAATTTCATTCCGGCACTCACCAGTGAGAAGTTTGCTACGGGGAGGGACAACCTTCACTGGACCGAGGAAACGGCCAAAAACATGCTGAAGCACTGGCTTCACCATTTAAACATGGCAtccccaaaaacccgacctgtcgggggggtgacacaagcacaaacaacaccaccacaaacacaaacaaaaacattgtaaatttgGCAAAACATTTCACACTTACCTCCTCACAGCGCTCCCTCCTCAATAAAGGCCTCACGTTCGTCCCATCCACCAACCTTAGTCCTGAGTGGCACCACCAAATGAAGTTTGACTTACAAGAAtaccacaggggtgtcaaactcgcggTGTTCTATGAAAAGCAAGGGTCCCTCGGTCCGCGACCTTTCACCGCCCGGTCCGAGTGGGAGCCCTCACCCGGTCTGCTACCTCCAGAGGTCCACACACTGGTCCTAGCGGACGAGCATCCATCGCTCCTATCGGGTTGCGCCCTCGCCATTACGCCCAACCTCACGCGTGACGAAACTGAGGCCCTTCAGAGTctgaaaaataacaataacattgttatcaAACCGGCAGACAAAGGAAGCGCTGTGGTCATCTTTGACAGGTCTCAGTATgtctgggagggcaccagacaactGAACGACACCACCTACTACTCCCCGTTGGCCGCACCCATTTATCTTGACACAATCCCTATGGtggaaaaaatcattaaaaatttattaaataaaagattCATCAATCATAAACAGTTTACTTACCTCCTGGGCGAATCGGATCCCCGTCCTCGTAGGTTTTATTTACTCCCCAAAATCCACAAGGAACCCCACAAATGGAGCCAGCCCCATGTCATACCCCCGGGCAGGCCCATAGTTTCCGACTGTGGGAGCGAAACCTACAGGACGGCagaatttattgatttttatttaacgccactttccatcaaacacaatagttatttgaaagacacatatgattttatagaaaaaattaaaaatctgacCATTCCCCAAGAGGCCATTCTGTTCACAATTGATATAGAcagtttatacacaaacatagacattgaacagggcatccaagccgtaaaaaatatatttggcaaaTATCGAGACATTAGCAGGCCGGACAAAGAACTCCTGCAGCTGCTCGACATAAATTTAAGGAGGAACGACTTCGAATTTAATGGGAAGTTCTTCCTCCAGATTAAAGGGACAGCCATGGGGAAGAAATTTGCCCCGGCATACGCCAATATTTTTATGGCGGAATGGGAGACCTCCGCCCTCGCAGCGTGCCCGATCAAGCCCCTGCATTACTTACGGTACCTCGATGATATCTGGGGGGTATGGGCCCACTCCGTAgaggagtttgaggtgttccGCCACACCCTCAATACTCACAACCCCAGTATCACTatcaagtccaccaccagccCCATGTCGGTGGATTTCTTGGACACCACCACATACAAAGGTCCAGACTTCCCCTCCACTCACAATCTGGACATAAAGGTTTATTTCAAACAGACTGACACCCACGCCCTCCTCCACaagaccagtttccacccccgacatacctacgcgggactggtcaagtCCCAGCTGCTAAGATTCCACCGGATCTGCACCAGGCGGGAGGACTTCGTCACGGCCACGGGAGCCCTGTTCACGGCCCTGAGGAAGAGGGGATATTCGAGATCCTTCCTCAGGAGACAGTTCAGGTGCTTCTTGGACCCCAAGAAGCCTCCCCCTGGTGAGTCCATGATCCCCCTGATCACGACCTTCTCACCTGCGGCGGTACAGGTAGCTAGAAGAgtcaaacaaaactttaaagactTTGTGGATAATAGTGGCAGGCTCCAAAAACATTATTTGGTGTCAGCATACCGTAAGAATCCCAACCTGTGCGATCTGCTGGTCAGGGCTCGGGTCCCCTCCACGAGAGATCCTCCCCCGACTCGGAGCAGCGTCCCCTTCAGACACATCCCGTGGCTACTTAACCGCCACAACGGGAGGGTCTTCCGACCCCTATGCAGGGGGGACGCACGCACAAAAAACTGCGTTTACGTCATCCGATGCCAGCGTTGCCACGCCCTGTATGTTGGGGAGACGGGAAACACCATCGCCACCCGTTTCcaccaacatagacacaacattaCTCGACAGAAGAACACCACCACCCACCTGGTGCAACACTTCCTCCGGCACGGGTGGGCTTCTGTCCGGGTTTGTGTCATCCAGCACGACTCCAAATGGAGTGCAGGCCAACGGCGACACGCCGAACGCCTGTGGATGACCAAATTGGGTACTagacatccggggggcctcaatgaggcgtgagtgcgagcccgctgggccatagacggaccgtgcacacccctcttatattcttttttacactcttttatcgcccttcccccaccccttaccctaaccctaaccactctcctttttcactcctaaaacctacccatctctcttttctttacacctaacacctacccatctctccttctctttatacctaaccctaactcctaactctaaccctaaccccaaccccaaccccaaccccaaccctaacccgcctgtgcctctggtCCACACACGGCTCGCGCTCCGCACATTGGGGACCCTCCTGGTTCCACCTCTCATCCGTACCAAAATATACACATCATTTCTGGTAATAATACTTACCTTACTACTTACCTGGGAATCCGGACGTCTCTGGCGTAGGGGATGCCCCGGAGGTCCTGGTCTTCCCACGAGtacctgtaaaaaaacaacaacaaaatcaaagaaagaacatatgataacaacatcaaaaatacttacctttattgtcatgtctctcacctggggtaaacggacgttgtcctttactccaacgactgcaaaaagacacagaaacaatactaaaatacttaccttggttacagggtcatggacctagctacacggacgtacccggcgcagggagtgctccggatgtccgtgtactccaacgacctgaaaaaataccaaaaaaatacaaaaatacttaaaatcttcaaaaaaatcaaaaaacctaacaaaaatacaaaaaaatactaaaaaacctaaaaaatttctccaaaaaaatcttttggacttgtttgaactccatttggagtcacaattactgtttttctcggctcagttttattgtgcaaattaatagtgaattttctttatttttatcttattatttcctatttttgcctatttaattttattttattctatttctttattcactattaacaataataagaaaatataccatatacatggtcaatgctgtcactgggtgccaattattgctgcatggatgattttagctgagcagtttgcatcgcttaaaacttttttgtttatttttcgccagctacgactccacctcactctcagcagccaatcagcctcagtctaCAGCCAACCATCGAACGAGCAACATCTCTCTCATTGCACACTAGCCGACGCTTTTATTTCCTATTTTACATTTAGACAAGTCTCAGCCTGAAGAAGGCACATTCGTGCCGAAACGTTGCATTATCAGAGACTTGCAATACattatttttcacctttttaCTATCTTTCCTCTACCCTCCCTCTCTCTTTTTGTTTGTCACCGTGCGGAACTTTTCCCACGAGGCGAAAAGTCCGTCGACAATTCGCTCTTTTACGTTCAGTTTATACaccttaattatttaatttaatttattccaCTCCTTACCTTGGAGTCTTTTATCGTGCTGCATAGCAccgcccttagttgtttattttctttatattcttttttcttcgaagaagctggtcttcttcttctgtggtttttttcgaaggacatccggtttgcgctgacgtgacgtcactcaagcgcgccggagtctttccattttatttcttctctatcaatttattttttctttctacctacctaccttcattcctattatatttttacacataatacctattttacatttaatatcACGTTCGGTTGTCGAAAAATGGCGGCGTGGCATGACGAGGAATGGGTCCTCGTCCGTCCTCGCGGACGTAAACAGCGATCGCGGCGCGAGATCACCCCGCCCCCTCGTCCTCAACCTCAATACGGCCGCTATGATGACGAAGATTATCATTTTGCGGACCGTCGTCAACAACCGCCTCGCAGGAGCTACGCGGAGGTGCTGCGTGGCTatcctgcagaggaggaggacgagcggacgcgcctccgcagcgacacgcgtcgctacggcaaccgatcgcgtgagagacgtgacgtacgtggtcgggactaccccacacgcgacgcacgtcgccgggactaccctacacgcgacgcacgtcgccgcgaTTACCCCACACGCAACACACGCCGCCATGTTTACTCCACCAACAACACACGTCGCCAGGGCAACGCCTCTCGCGACAGGAGTAACAGCGGCCGGCGTGGCCAGCGTTATGGTGCCCCACGGTGGGAAAATCAACAGAatacattccaaaaaaataaaaacaattttttcagaggccacaaacctcaatatttccaacatcctgcacacaatagaccccaaaaaaacagggttaatttccgacctgcacactatgagcctcccaatcccaggaggactTTTAGAGCGGACAAACCTGGATTTGGACGGGGTCAACGCCCGAATATAAACAGGAATGTAAACACAACACGTCCCACCAGGGAAATTCATCCTGACAATCAGGATAGTGATTTTAGCATCAAAGCTAAAATCATctataacatcattaaaataatacACCACCAAAATAATGTGGATAGAGATATCCAACCACAAACTATTACTAATATGGAACTCACCTTGACGACCGGAATCAggccagcggtcaccaacccTGATACAGAAGCCCTAATAAAAGACAATGCACACAATTGGGCACAAAAAACTGTACAAATACTAAGAGAACATTATAAAAAAGCGCTGCAGACGGAAATCAACAAATTGAGTGCTTTTATTGGGCAAAATTGGAAGGAACCATTCCAGGTGGCCTCAGCTTGGACCAGGACACACCTGGGACGCAGGTTGACCACCGAGACACTGCGGCTGGCTGAGGGTCTGGTGATCTCCATCTGTGTGGACGTTCGTGGCGTGGACGAGGGGGGTAGTCCGTCACGATCCcagcagacggggtcaccagtccGCTTGGATCCTTCCAGCACCCGAGTGGTGATGGAGGTAGTGCAGccgccgctgccgctgccgctgccgctgccgctgccgctgccccTGCCGGTTCCAACCCTGCACGCTCCTGTGCGAGCCACGGCGTCCACCATGACCGACCCCGTGGTcggggactggtcccctgtggtgGAGCCGGTTCCGGGTCCTAGGGGACCGGTcaccccggtccccttcccggtTTTGTCGCCTTCTTCTCTGGCTGCGGCACCATCCAGGCCCCAGAGAATGACACGACCCCAGGAGCCATGCAGCAGTCCTCCCGACAACTCCATTGTCGaggctcccctggtcccgccACCCAGGCCGCATCCGCAGGTCGAGACCGAAGTCAGGGTCCCTCCTGCGGTCTCGGACGCGCCACCGCCACCTGGGGAACAAAATACATCAGTTGTAGTCCATGTGGCGGACAATGCACAGGTGACGTCTGGCCAACCAGACACTTCCAACTACTTACctgagcagccggcgtcatccCCTGAGGGGCCTCCagggtggtcccagctgcccccTGACACGCCCCCCAGTTGGTCTCAACTAGGTTCTGGCCTACCGGGACCATCCTCGCCGACTTCCTCCctcctggacgcgcccctcccggacgCGCCTCTTCCGGACGTGCCCCTCGTGGACACTCCTCCTCCACGCACGCCGGTTCCCGAAGCGGGTCCAAGCTGGTCCCAATTTTTTTCGGGAATCCGGAAGGGGCCTAGAGCGGTCGCTTCGGCCTCTCAGCCGACAGAGGATACAGACACGACACAATTAGCCACACCTATCAGTCCGCGCAGGGGCCCCACTAGACACATCAGTACAACGCGCAAgttggttgattggcacctgtctGTGGATAAGAAGGTCCTG
This genomic interval from Nerophis ophidion isolate RoL-2023_Sa unplaced genomic scaffold, RoL_Noph_v1.0 HiC_scaffold_293, whole genome shotgun sequence contains the following:
- the LOC133547946 gene encoding uncharacterized protein LOC133547946, producing MELSGGLLHGSWGRVILWGLDGAAAREEGDKTGKGTGVTGPLGPGTGSTTGDQSPTTGSVMVDAVARTGACRVGTGRGSGSGSGSGSGSGGCTTSITTRVLEGSKRTGDPVCWDRDGLPPSSTPRTSTQMEITRPSASRSVSVVNLRPRCVLVQAEATWNGSFQFCPIKALNLLISDSHAAPPRSSCEAVVDDGPQNDNLRHHSGRIEVEDEGAGYSWEDQDLRGIPYARDVRIPSTQFGHPQAFGVSPLACTPFGVVLDDTNPDRSPPVPEEVLHQVGGGVLLSSNVVSMLVETGGDGVSRLPNIQGVATLASDDVNAVFCACVPPA